The genomic interval CCCTTGAGGAGAGATCTGTATGTGCCCGAGAAATTGCGGTTTTCGCCGATACTTCCATCCAGGACTCATCGGTCTGCGGGGCAACTCAAATGCTAACAATTGCTAACAATTTTTCCCGTCGGTTCGCGTCCGCGGCGTGCGATCGTTGTCACTAGAACGGGGGTGACAGCCATGTTGGGTTACTCTTCCAACAATGGTTCACGATCCCACAGGCGGCCCTCATCCAACACGCTGGACGCTCGTCCGCCGTTTTAGAGAGCCCCTCGCGATGCTGAGAGAGGTACTTGCGAATGACCAGATAGACCCGGTCGCGCTGCAGCTTGACTGGAGCACTGAGCTACGGTTTCAAGAATTGCGTCCCGAGAGAGCCGATGATGCGCTGCTAGCCCTACAGAACGCTACCGCCAGAGTCGAAAACGGACTCACCGAGCTGATGATTGAGAGCAACCTGTGTCGAGCCGCTTTCCGTCACGTTCACAAGCGGCGCCCCCGCGGCTCCGTCATCCCGCGGTGGCAGCAGATCGCGCAGAGGAGCCTCTCCGCTGGGGCGCTTCGCAGGTGGATTCTGAGGGCGGTGTCCGGGAACATTCGAGACCTGAAGCGTCGAGGTGTGCCTCGGCGGGCACCCCGTGAGCATGATGAGGATGCTCTCCTTGAGCTGCAGTTGCGCCTAAAGCCACTTCCAGGGTTCACGGAGCGACGAATAGAAGTGCTCTACGCGATGATTCGCGGCGAGTCAGACCGCCGGACAGCTCGGCGATTGGGCGTTGCGGCGGTCACCATCCGCAGGCATCGCCAAGCGGTCTACCGCGCCTTGGAGCCGTTCGGGGTGACACCCGAGGAGTTGGGGAGAGCAGTCGGAGGCTGAAACGGTGCGAAGGGGCAGATGAACGTTCTTGCGTACGGGTAACGGGAACCACTGCGCAGGAGCGAATCCGACCATGCCTACCCAAGTCGAAGTGAGCCTAGTCGAGTTTCTGGATGCCGAGGAGGGAGGCGTCCGTCTTCTTGGCCGGACGAGTGACCCAGATGTTGTCCAGTACGTCCGGGACCGAATCGCCCGCGAGCGACGCATCGACCTGAGGAGGTTGGCTCCTCCGGCTCGCCAGATTCCCAGCGATGGGGACCACGAGTGATGAAACAGCCTGCGATCGCGCGGTATATCGCGGATCACTCTCAAGGCGGCCGCTAGTGGCGACGCCGAAGCGCACGTGGTTTCGCGGCCACGCGGGCACAGGAGACTTGCTCCAGGACAACGATCTACTTGCGTTCTTCTGGCGGCTCCATGAGCGGCTTCGTCGCGAGACCTTCGAGCGTGGACGGGATGAAGCCGATATAGCCCGTGGAGCGACGTTCTCACTCACCTACCTAATGCAAGACACGGGCAAGGGAACGAAGCCCGCGGCGATACGCCTCGCGCAAAGGCTCGAAAAGCTCTCTGTCGAGATGACCGATACCGTCGCCTCCGGCTGGTGCTTTGGGGTGATTCGCTTCGAGGTTGGGGAGAACAGATGGACGTGCATCTGGCCCAAGTGGGCAGAATTGCAGGAGCGCAGACCCCAATATGCTTCCCGCAAGCGCCCGGAAGCTAGCCCGGATGTTGCCCCAGAGGAGAGGAAACGAGACGAGAGGAAGAGAGAAGAGATGAGGGGGAAAGAAGACCGCAACCCGGCCTGGACCAATATGGTTTCCCTCTGGGACCGTGAGACGGACGGGGAGTATGGAAGCCTGCGGGATTGGCTCCCTGAAGCCCGGAAGTTCTTCAAGGCAAGGTCGCAGAACGCGACCGATGAAGAAGTTGTCCACGAGGCAGCCCGTCGGGCCGGGTTGCGCCGCAGCAAGGAAGAGCGGTAGGCCGCAATGCGTGGCGACCGACTCTCCCTTCGCATTTCGGAAGCCGCAGAGGCACTCGGCATCAGCGAGCGACACCTCCGAGCCCATCTCTCTGAGATCCCCCACCTCCAGATCGGCTGCTGCGTGGTCATCCCGGTCGATTCCTTGAAGGAATGGCTTCAAGCGCAGGCTCGTCAGGTATCACAGGACGCTGATTCCATCGCCAACGCCATCATGGAGCAACTGGATGATTGATTCATGTTTGACGAACCAAGATGACAGCGCCATGATGAACGCTGTGGCGACGAGAAAACCGGCGAAGGGGAACTGGGGTGGGCCTCGCCCAGGCTCGGGCAGGAAGCCCGTCCTGGAGAACCCGCACCGCGTGACGCTGGACCTTGAAGGCCCCCAGAATGCTGCTGTACGCGAGATTGCCGATCGGCGTGAGGTTTCGGTCGCGGAAGTCATTCGCGCTGCAGTACGCGCCTACGTGAAGCGGAGTTCGTAGTCGTGGCAGCGAAGGTCAAGTGGTATCGAGATGCTTGGTGGGTCATAACGCACGCGAGCCGCAAGAAGATCAAGAAGCGGTTCGGGACGACCAACGCCGACAAGCGCCGCGCGGCGAAGGTCGCAGACGAGATCAACCACCGTCTCGCGCTGGGGCAGTACACCCCGGAGCCGCGAACCGAGGATTCGGCGATCCCCTTCGATAAACGAGTTCGGTCCTGGCATCGACTCTACTCGCCAACGTTCAAACCGAGCTACGAGGACACCAGTCTACGACTCATCGAGAACCACCTCGTTCCCTTCTTCGGCTCAATGGATCTCCGGGAGCTGTCGGAAGCCGACATCCTGGGCTACATCCGCGCCAAGCTCGACGCCGGTCTGGCGCCGTCCACAATCAAGAACGGGCTGACCATCGTGCGACGATTGTTGAACCTCGCGCAGCGGGAGGGCTTAGTCTCGCAGAACCCAGCGGCGAGGATCGGCGAACTGATGAGGCGAGTCGATCAACGCAGCGCGTATGAGACCAAGCAAGTTGACTCATGGTCTCGAGCTGAGGTCGCCGAACTCCTGAAGGTCGCGCTGGAGCATGAACCCCGTTTCCACCCTGCCCTCTTCCTCGCCATGAGTACCGGCCTACGTCGGGGGGAGATCCTGGGATTGAAGTGGGCCGATGTGGACTTCGAGCGTTCCCGCGTGAACATCCGCCGAGCACTGGTTAGGGGACAGCTCTCGACGCCCAAGAGCGGCAAGGGTCGCATGGTCGCCCTCCCTCCAGGCTGCGCCTCGTTGCTCATCGACGTACTCGGTGACCGACGGCGGCAAATGCTGGCGCGCGGCTGGCCCGAGGTGCCCGAGTGGGTCTTCCCCTCCGAGAGCGGCGGCCCGCTGGAGGAACGCAACTTCGAGCGAAGCTGGGGCCGCGTCCGCCGCCGCGCGCAGAAGGAAGGAGTCCGTCCGTTGCGGTTCCACACGGCGCGGCACACCTACGCGAGCTTCGCGCTGGAGGCCGGGAAGTCTGTTCGCTGGGTGGCGGACCAGCTCGGCCACAGCAACCCGGAACTGACGCTCCGCACCTACGCCCACGCGCTCCGCAGCGAGGAGATCGACCTCTCCTTCGCCGACTTCGGCGGCCCCAAACGGACCTATACGGACCCTGGTGTTGAAGGCGACGAGGGACCCGCAATCACCGACGACGCAACTGACCGAAGACGCAAGCGATTCCTGGAGCGGGAAACGGGGCTCGAACCCGCGACCCCAAGCTTGGGAAGCTTGTGCTCTACCAACTGAGCTATTCCCGCCAGAACTGAAAGAGGTACCGAGCAGTCCGGTTCGCTCGCCTGTTGGGAATCAGTCTACCACCCCGAGCGTCGGCGCGGCAGGGCGCGCCGCTCTGAGGATCGCTGTCAGTCTCCGAGCTGAATCGAGTCGAAGAGCGCGTCCAGATCTTCCTCCCCATCGGGAATCTCGATCTTGGGCCCCGCAGCAGGCGCGGCCTGTACGGGCGGCGCGGATGCTGGCGCCGCAGGGGCTACCGGCGCTGGTGCGGGTGCTGCAGGTACGGGTGCGGGTGCGGGTGCTGCAGGTACGGGTGCTGGCGCGGGTGCTGCAGGTACGGGTTCCGGTGCTGCGGGTGCTGCAGGGATTGGAGCTGCGGTCGGCGCGGCCGATTGAGCGGGATCGGTTTTCCAATCCTCGTCCACGTCGGAAAGCAGTTCCCCCAGATCGAAGAGGCTCCCGGGACCCGCATCGTCGCTGACCTCGAGTGGAGAAGCGGCAGCTGCAACCGGAGCCTGGCGGGGAGCGACGGGTTCGGGCGCCGCAGCAGTCGGAGCCGGGATCTGCGTCTGAGTCCCGGTGGAATCGAGAATCGATCCCAGGTGGAAGCCTTCATTTGAGGTCGTCACCTCGGGTGGCGCAGGCGCCACAACAGGTGCTGCTACGGCCTGAGGCTGGACGGGCGCAGCCGTCGGAGCCGGAACAGGAGCCGCGACCGGAGCCATGTCTGGGATCGGTGTCGGAGCTGTAATTCTCGTGTCTGCAGCGTCTGCCTGCTTGCGCAGTTCAGCCTGCTGCTCGGGTGTGATCACGCCCGCGAGGCTCAGCGGAGTCTTGTCGTCTTCATCGTCTGGCAGCGAGAGTTCGAGCGCCGTCCCGCTTTCCGAGGTCAGCGGCTGCACGTCCTCAACCGGCATGTTCAACTCGATTTCGACTCCGAACGAAGGCGCGGTTTCGTCGTCAGAATCCTGCGAGAGCGGGTCCGCTTCCCCGCTGCCCATCACCGGGGAAACCGGATCAAAGGCCGACGCGACAGGAGGCGCGAGCTCCTCCTCGGTTGGCGGATCGGGGGGACTCAGTACGAGTTCTGGTTCGCTTTTGGGTTCGAGCCGGCTCTCGACCACGGATTCGAGTTCGAGTGCACCGGTTGAGCTATCGGATGCAGCCGGCATCGCGGGTGGAACGAACTCGCGGTTCAGCGGCGGGAAGTCGTCGGCCACCAACTGCGTTGCAACCTGTGGGGCCGGCGAGGGGTTCGGGTCGGCGATCACTTCAAGCGCCGCAGCGGCTTCATCGAGCACGGCCGGATCGACCGGTGGCCGCACGGGCTCTGAGGACAATACGGGCTCGGGCGGTGCAGGAACGGGCTCGGGAGGTACCTCCGGTGTCATCGCGGGGAGAACAGGAATGAGTTCGTCTGCAACCTCGAGCGCGGGCACCGGCAGCGGAGGAACCGGCGCGGAGGCGACCTCTGGTGGCGCTGCAGGCGAAGCGGGAAACGAACTCGGGCTCGGAGCGGCCGGTTCGACCCAGGGCGCGGCACCACTCTCGGACTCCCCGATGCTCTGGATACCCGGAGCTTCCGCGACCTCGCCGATGGCGAGATCCAGTTCCAGGCCACTGGGTTGTTCGCTGGCATCGGCGGGCGAAAGACCTAGCGCGTCTGCCGCCGCGGCGACGAGTGAGGCATCCGCGGGGTTCGCGCCTTCGAGCGAGGCGTCGAACAGAGTGTTGTCCGCGAGCGAGTTCATCACGCGCGGCACGCCTTCGGAGTATGCGTAGATCGCATCGATCGCATCGGGCGTGAAGATCTCGAGCGAGCCGCCCACGTTCTTCAAGCGATGTTCGAGATACCGGGCGGATTCTTCTCGATCCATAGCCTTGAGTTCAATGCGAATATCGACGCGCTGGGCCAGCGGTGGATCCAGGCGCAGAATCTCGCGGAGTTCATCCAGGCCAAAGAGCACGAGCGAAACGAGCTTCTTGCCTTCGTGCAGGAGATTCAGCAGACCTCGGAACTCCTCCATCGCATTGCGATTTCGGAATAGCTGGGCCTCATCGACGAAGATCACCGGGTATTTTCCGGCGGTATTCACCTCAACCAGGCGGGCGTGTACCTGATCAACCTGCTCTGGGATCGTCGGCGCGAGCTGGACGATCCCGTACTGGCGAGCGACGTTGGGCAGAAACCAGCCCGAGGAGCAGCCTTCGTGGGGAATCGACAGGAAGCGAACCGCAACATCGCTGTCGGCGAGGTCGCGCAGTAGATAGTGCGCGAGTGTGGTCTTGCCGCGTCCCGGCCCGCCGTACACGACGGTCAGAGCCTTGCGCTGGTGGATCCCGCGCAGCACGCGCAAACGAGCCTGTCGTTGCGGCTCGCTTTCGTAGTAGAAACGACCGTCGAGATCGTTCTGGAACGGCTCAGCTTCGAGGTCGAAGAATTTCAGGTATTCCATGCAATCCTCATATGCGACGCCGCTCGCGGCGTTCTACTGGAGTTCGGAAATCCGCGCCGTCACATCGCGGAAAGTCGGGTCGGCGGAAGCCACAGCCTGGAAGGCGGCGAGTGCCTGTTCGCGCTTGTTTGCGGCCAGGAGCACTTCTCCCAGGTCGTAGCGCAACGAGGTTCCAATCTCGTCTCCACTCGCGACCATGGTGAGAGCGGTCTGCAGATCGGTTTCAGCTTCGCCAAAACGGCCCAGTTCGAGCTTGCAGTGCGCCATGAGCGAGAGCGCGTTGATGCCCATGGTTCCGCTGCGCCGAACGATTTCGAGTTCGCGAATCGAGTCTTCGAGAAGTCCCATTTCCTTGTAGGCGATCGCCAGGTCGTAATGCGCACCGACCTCTTCTTCACCGACCTGTTCCTGGATGCCTTTCTTGAACGCTCTGAAGACCTCGTCGAATCCGATCTGTTCTTGACCGGAGGCTCCGGCGGGCGCTTCGAGTTCGGCTTCGAGTTCCTTCGCGAAATCAAACAGGTCTTCCTCGTTTGCATCGTCTCGAGCGGGCACCGGCACGGCTGCGGCGGGAGCGTCTGCGAGCATTGGCTCGGCTGAATCCACAACAATGATGGGATCGGCATCCACCGGCTCTAAGGTGCTCTCGAGTACGGCCTGTAGATCGACCTCCGGCTCGCTGCTTGCCACGGGTGCAGCAGCCGCGACCGGCGCGGGCGCCGGTTTGGAAATCGGCACGGGCTCAGGCTCAGGAATCGGTTCGGGCTCGGCTTCCAACTCGGGCTCGAGAACTGCGTCTGCAGGCGAACCCTTGCCGAGCATTTCGGCAAAGCTGGCCTCGTCGGACTCCATTTCGACCGCGAGTTCCAGCTCCGATCCCGGCTGCCCGGGCGCACCCGTGTCTTCGACGACCGCGGCTTCCTCCAGTTCGCGTTCGATGGGCGGCATCGTGTCTTCTGCCGCGATCCTCGGCTCCTGTGTGAAGTGGATCTCCGGAATCGAAGCGGGGGTTGCCGTGGCGGGCCCGACGTCGACCGAGTCGGACGCTGGCTTCGCTTCGCTTCGGGCTGCCGGTTTGCTGTTCGCGGGCGGCGTTGCTGCGGACTCTCCATCGACGACTAGCGTCTCATTGCCAGCCTTCCGCGCCTCGATTTCGCCCAGACGGACCTGCGCCTGTGGGTGGTTCGGTACGATCTCGAGGATTGCGCGATAGGCCTGCTCTGCCTCATCGAGTCTGTTCGCCTCGAAATCGCTATCGGCCTTGCCGATCATATCTGCCAGGTCCGGCTGCTCTTTGAACGAGTCTGTGGAACTGCCGAACATCGCCGATTCACCCGGCCCGCCGTCAGAGGGAGTGACTTCATCGAGCGCCGCATCGATATCGAGTGACTCGCCTTCCAGCTCGACGTCGATGTCCACATCGATCTCGACGTCGATATCGAGGTCGACCTCGAGTTCCGGCTCTGCGTCTGGCTTGACATCCGCCTGGGGCGTTTCAATGACCTTGCTCGGCTGGGAAAGACCTAGCATGAGCTCGTCGGGCGGATCGACGGACGCGTACGTCGAATCATCGTCGCCTCCATCGGCCAGGACGATCTCGACGTTGGGCAGGGAATCCATACCCGGCGGTTCGGGCCTGGGCTCGGGCCTGGCTTTCGCCTGTTTGGGCTCGGGCCTGGCTTTCGCCTGGCCAGGCTCGGGCCGAGCCTTCACCCTGGGGTTCGCGGTCGCGGGTGATGTCGGCTGCCGCTTCGACTTGGAGGGGGGTTGAGACGTACGAAGCGAAGGGGCTGTCGCTTTGCCCTGCGTCGCGGGAGCCGGAGGCTTCGCGGTGGTTCGGTTCGGAGAAGCGCCGGTCTTTGGCCCGCGAGCGGCCGGAACCGGGCGCGGAGTCATCGACACACCGACTTCTTCGAGTTGAGCGGCCAGGTCTTCGACACCGGGATCGTTAGGCTTCTCGAGCTGCGCCAACAGGATTCCCAGCTCCACGGAAGTGGGATTGGTCTCGGCCGCCTGCTTTGCGAGTCGCGCCGCGGTCGCCGGATCGCCGAACTCGAGCGCGACCTTGGCCTCGGCGATCAGATCATCGGCGGACGATAGATCCAGTCCAGGCGAATGATCGAGATCGGGAACATCGAGCATGACCGGAGCCGATTGCGATCCCGGAGTGCGCGGCGTCAGCTCCTCGCCCGCAGAAAAATCCGCCTCCTCGCTCTTGCCCGGTTCGCTCTTGCCAAATTCGCTCTCTTCACCCAGATCGAGCGAGAGCTCACCCATCGTCT from bacterium carries:
- a CDS encoding helix-turn-helix domain-containing protein; amino-acid sequence: MRGDRLSLRISEAAEALGISERHLRAHLSEIPHLQIGCCVVIPVDSLKEWLQAQARQVSQDADSIANAIMEQLDD
- a CDS encoding ribbon-helix-helix protein, CopG family → MTLDLEGPQNAAVREIADRREVSVAEVIRAAVRAYVKRSS
- a CDS encoding AAA family ATPase, giving the protein MEYLKFFDLEAEPFQNDLDGRFYYESEPQRQARLRVLRGIHQRKALTVVYGGPGRGKTTLAHYLLRDLADSDVAVRFLSIPHEGCSSGWFLPNVARQYGIVQLAPTIPEQVDQVHARLVEVNTAGKYPVIFVDEAQLFRNRNAMEEFRGLLNLLHEGKKLVSLVLFGLDELREILRLDPPLAQRVDIRIELKAMDREESARYLEHRLKNVGGSLEIFTPDAIDAIYAYSEGVPRVMNSLADNTLFDASLEGANPADASLVAAAADALGLSPADASEQPSGLELDLAIGEVAEAPGIQSIGESESGAAPWVEPAAPSPSSFPASPAAPPEVASAPVPPLPVPALEVADELIPVLPAMTPEVPPEPVPAPPEPVLSSEPVRPPVDPAVLDEAAAALEVIADPNPSPAPQVATQLVADDFPPLNREFVPPAMPAASDSSTGALELESVVESRLEPKSEPELVLSPPDPPTEEELAPPVASAFDPVSPVMGSGEADPLSQDSDDETAPSFGVEIELNMPVEDVQPLTSESGTALELSLPDDEDDKTPLSLAGVITPEQQAELRKQADAADTRITAPTPIPDMAPVAAPVPAPTAAPVQPQAVAAPVVAPAPPEVTTSNEGFHLGSILDSTGTQTQIPAPTAAAPEPVAPRQAPVAAAASPLEVSDDAGPGSLFDLGELLSDVDEDWKTDPAQSAAPTAAPIPAAPAAPEPVPAAPAPAPVPAAPAPAPVPAAPAPAPVAPAAPASAPPVQAAPAAGPKIEIPDGEEDLDALFDSIQLGD
- a CDS encoding tetratricopeptide repeat protein produces the protein MAFTPKKRKALEAAQKYAQKGAYDKALKEYLKLLKADPQDPNIRLKIGDLYLKKGDKQAAIESYGQVAEQFSKGGFDAKAVAIYKQILRVDEDFLEARVKLGEHFQRMGLNSDALREFQEGVRLCQERELKREALDLLKKVASLDPSNVSNRLNLADLFLREKLVDEARAEFDSLLEEVQRQTANDLLARVAEHAVDAFPDHYHALELLAQAKVSLGEAEDAIRLLNDAQHRFPDEQGILEALVMAYNAAGDEVGKQRAYREIAEMFKRRGDNDKARDILQRFVVAESFTAGDDTYTSPSILLTEETMGELSLDLGEESEFGKSEPGKSEEADFSAGEELTPRTPGSQSAPVMLDVPDLDHSPGLDLSSADDLIAEAKVALEFGDPATAARLAKQAAETNPTSVELGILLAQLEKPNDPGVEDLAAQLEEVGVSMTPRPVPAARGPKTGASPNRTTAKPPAPATQGKATAPSLRTSQPPSKSKRQPTSPATANPRVKARPEPGQAKARPEPKQAKARPEPRPEPPGMDSLPNVEIVLADGGDDDSTYASVDPPDELMLGLSQPSKVIETPQADVKPDAEPELEVDLDIDVEIDVDIDVELEGESLDIDAALDEVTPSDGGPGESAMFGSSTDSFKEQPDLADMIGKADSDFEANRLDEAEQAYRAILEIVPNHPQAQVRLGEIEARKAGNETLVVDGESAATPPANSKPAARSEAKPASDSVDVGPATATPASIPEIHFTQEPRIAAEDTMPPIERELEEAAVVEDTGAPGQPGSELELAVEMESDEASFAEMLGKGSPADAVLEPELEAEPEPIPEPEPVPISKPAPAPVAAAAPVASSEPEVDLQAVLESTLEPVDADPIIVVDSAEPMLADAPAAAVPVPARDDANEEDLFDFAKELEAELEAPAGASGQEQIGFDEVFRAFKKGIQEQVGEEEVGAHYDLAIAYKEMGLLEDSIRELEIVRRSGTMGINALSLMAHCKLELGRFGEAETDLQTALTMVASGDEIGTSLRYDLGEVLLAANKREQALAAFQAVASADPTFRDVTARISELQ